The segment GCTTGCAGGTGACGGCGACGTTCTGCTTGAAGACGCCAGAGGCGGGATCGGCAGCTCGTCGGATCTCGTGAGCGCCATGGCAATCGGTGCAGGTTGCGGCAGTGAGATTGCCTTTCTGTAGGATGGCCAAACAGGAGACAGGACAGGGGGCGGTGCGAAGCATCGCGAATCAGGTATTTGATGTTTTCCCCTACAGCGCCACGGTAACCCAGGTAATGATATTGTGACAAGAGGCAGTTGAACAGCGCATAATCCTCCGATTTGAGGCTTACAACCGTGATCCGAAGGGGAATCAATGCCTTGAGACTGTCGCTGATCCCTTCCTTTCGATATGGAACAGATGGATAAGAAGGACGGGACGTAAAAGTAAGTTTCCCCTGGCGGGGAGGCAACACAATAGAGCCAGCTCGCTCCAGTTTCAGCAGGAGGCTGCGGCAGGCCATGTCTTTGTATTGCCCTGTGGGACTTTGCCAGTTCCACAACCTGCAAATCTCCAAAGAGAGGCGGGTGCGGTGCCAGTCGGGGTTGGCAGTAAGCAGCTGTCGGATTTGCTGGACATTTACGGTCATGGATTGTTCCATGCCGTGGAATATCACATAAAAAAACGCGTGAGTCCAGCAAAAATGAAGGGGTTCATGAAACTTTTTTAAGGGGTATTCCG is part of the Candidatus Methylomirabilis limnetica genome and harbors:
- a CDS encoding Druantia anti-phage system protein DruA — its product is MEQSMTVNVQQIRQLLTANPDWHRTRLSLEICRLWNWQSPTGQYKDMACRSLLLKLERAGSIVLPPRQGKLTFTSRPSYPSVPYRKEGISDSLKALIPLRITVVSLKSEDYALFNCLLSQYHYLGYRGAVGENIKYLIRDASHRPLSCLLFGHPTERQSHCRNLHRLPWRSRDPTSCRSRLWRLQAERRRHLQA